The sequence GGTTCAGGACGATATCCGCCTCTACGTCGTTCGATTCGATCTGGAGGTTTCCCCCGTCCATGGTGACGGTATCGGCCAGGGCGCTGTTACCGAAAGTGATCGTAGAGGCGCCGGTCTTGAAGGTGCCGCCGTTTATGTCGGTGTCGGCGTTTACCGTCACGGCCTGGTCATTGGCATCGAAGGTGCCGCTATCCAGCGTAAGATCATTGTCGATCTGTAACCCCGTATCGAGCTGCCAGGTGCCTGCGCCGTCGAAGGCGATATCCCAGAAGCGGTCTCCGAAGCCGGCGGGTAGCCCTCCCGCGTAAGTATCCGCGCCGTTGAAGAGGACCTTGCCGGAGTCCTCATCGAAGCCGCCTGCGCCGGAGAAGGTGACCGTTTCATCGCCTTCAAGCGCCAGGGTGGCATTATTGGTGAATACGCCGTTGACCGTCAGGGTATTGCCGTTTATATCCAGGATGCCTGAGGTCAGGGTCAGGGCCTGGACGGTGGTCAATGCCGACTGCAAGCTCACCGCCGCGCCTCCGGTCTTGGCAATGGTGAGCGTGCCCTGGGGAAGGTCGCCGCCTCCTGTTGCGTCTATGTCGGTGCCTGTGCCGCCGTTCATGGTGATGGCACAGGTGCCGGCAACTCCGGTATCGGTGAGGGTCAGATCACCCGCCACTTCTATGGTGCCGCCGTTAATGGTCTGTGACAGCGTTATGGTAAGATCGCCGTCGACATCCATCGTGCCGGTTATGGTGAGGGTGTCCCATGTCCCCATATTGATATTGACATCGTTCAGGATCGTTGAGCCGATATCTATCGTCTTGGAGCCGCCGCCGATATTCACGTCATAAGTGCTCGAGTCAAAGCTTCCCTGTGTAACGGTAAAGCCGCCCGTGCCGAGGATCCAGATGTCCGTACCCAGCGTGACTTTATTTGCCGCGCCCTTGTTTATCTCAAGCCCGGGTACCCCCCCGCCCGAGGTCCCGCTGATCCCGGTATCGGTGTTACCGGTCATAGATATAACAGCTGTTGATTCCACCGAACCGCCTGTGCCGGTCCCTGTGGCGTTCGTTATAAGGTTCCCTGAAAGGTCTATAGTTCCGCCCAACATCTTATAAACACTCGATATGGTAAGGTCCTCGTCGACATCCATCGTACCGGTTATGGTGAGATCATTCCAGGTGCCCATATTGATCGTTACGCTGTTCAACACGGTCGAACCGATGTTGACGGTCTTGCTCGTCCCGGAAAAGACGATATCATAGATATCAACGTCGAAAGTGCCGGATGTTACGGCAAGACCGGCCGTGCCGAATATGGATATGTTCCTGAGGAGCGTCACCTTATTCGCCGCGTTCTTATTTATCTTCAATCCCGGCATATCGCCGCCGGTGCCGCTTATGGTCGTATCCGAATTGCCGTCCATCGTTATGAGAAGCGTGGAAGCCGAATTGTGGGCCGCGGAATTGTTCTCGATCAGATTTCCCGCAAGCTCTATCGTCCCGCCGCTCAACTCATAAACGGAGGTAAGTGTCAGGTCGCCGGCCATGTCGGCTGTCCCCGTTACGGTGAACTCACTCCATGCGCCCACATCTATCTCGATATCGTTCAGGGTATTTGAGCCGATATTTAAGGTCTTATCACCGCTATTGAATATGACATTGGAATTTGTGCTCGTCAAGGCGTCAAGCAGGCTTAAGTCCATGGACGAACCGTAGTAGTAGACCGTATCATCGCTGATATCAAGCGCGGTCGCGGCCCCGTCATAGGCGGTGAATGTGCCGCTTATGCGCATGGTATCGGCCGTGATGAGCGATCCTCCGGAGGTGACAGAGCCGATCGCTACATTTACAAAGGTCTTACCTCCTGAGGTGAGTATGGTCGCCCCGTCAAAGACGACGGTGGAGCCGGTGGCGGTGAAAGTCGAGCCGGTCAGGTCCATGTCGCCGGCCACATTCATGGTGGTGTTCCCGCCGGCGCCGCTTGCGATATTCAGGGTGCCGTCGACATCGAGGGGACCGTTGATATCCAGGTCGTAGCCGGCGGAGATGAACGAGTCGCCCGAGTTGATAGTCAACGAGTCGCAGGTCATATCCGACTTAAGGGTGGTCGAATCGGGAGAGGTGCCGATGGCTATCTTCCCGAAGTTGATCCCTCCGGCGCTATCGGTATAGTCGATATCGCCGGCAAAGGTGATCAGGGCGGTCCCTTTGGTGACAGAGCCGCTATTTACGGTGATATCACCCGATATGGTCAACCCTGTATTGGCGGAGAGGTCCAGTGTGCCGCCCGATATGGTCAATGTGCCTGTGCCTATAGCCGAGGTGTTATTGATATACAGGGTGCCTAAATTGATCGTGGTGCCGCCTGTGTAGGTATTGGTGCCTGAAAGGGTGACTGTGCTTGCGGTATTCTTGGCCAGGGCAACGCCGCTTCCTCCCAAAATGGCGCTTATGGAGCCCTTTTCGACGGTATAAGAAGTGCCGGTTATGACCCCTGAGGTGCCTGTGATAGCCCCATCGGTAAGGACGACCGCTCCGGTATTGAGGGAAAAGGTCGTTATAGAAAGGGTAATACCGGAATTATTCAGGGAGAGCGCCCCTATTGTGCGTGTCTGGTCCAGCGTCACTATACCGATCCCTGAATTGGCATCAAAGACCGCCGAAGTGCCGCTATCGGCAGGGATAGTACCGGAACCCGCCTCTCCTCCGGACTCATCTGCCCAGTGGCTGGCGGTTGCCCAATCCCCGGCGCCGCCCACCCAGAAACTGTTTGGATCAAGAATAAAACCGTTTAAATCAACATATCCGGTCTTATGTTTATAAACTATGGCGTCAAAATCGCGCTCCAGGGTGAGCGTTCCGGTATACCCATCAAGGATGAGCGCGTAGGTCTCGCCCGAAAAGGCGGGGTCTATAGTGGAATCTTTATTGGCATTCAGGCCTGTAATACCGTCGAAGACCACGCGGGATGTTACGGTAGGGATGGTGCCGGTATCCCAATTGAACGCATCGGTCCACCTGTTATCGGCGCCTTCCCCTGTCCATCTTACGGCTATATCCCAATTCTTATTATTACCTGAAGAATCGCTGTGCATGGCGGCGAGCGGTGGCCCGCAGATATTGACCGAACCGCCTACCGACACATATATGATGTCCGTAGGCCCTCTGGGCAATATGCTCCATTGCTTTTCCGGATTTACAGAGGTTAACTGCAGCAACTTCCCGAAAGCGCCCTTTAATGTAAGGGTGCCTATGATCTCCTGTGTCGTCTCTGAGTCGAATCTGACCAGCTTGCCGGGCTCAAGCACCGTGAAGTCGTAGAATCTGTTTTCGCCGATGACCTCGGCATCCTCCGCCGAAACGAGGTTGACGCTCGATGTATCAGGGATGAAGTTCCCGTAATTCAGCCAATTCCTGCCTATCTCATAGTACGTATCAGCGGCTTTCAGTTCCGCACCCTCGCCTATAGACATAGACCCGGCGGCCGATACCCTGGAACCCGGGTGCTGGGTGAACTTTGCCGGGGCGCCGCCCTGGCGCAGGGATATCTCCCCTGCGGAGCTTATATCGGCAAGCGTGCTTTCGCCGGAGGACTGGATCGTGATATCGCCGGAATCGACCGTCGCGATGGTAGTGCCGGGCGCCTGGGTGAATGAGCCCTCCCCATCCAGGTCCGCATCGGCTATCAGGTCGAGATCACCCGATACGGTGGTCACGTCTGCGTTCACTTCTATATCTTTATCTGCCGAGATCGCCGTATCCCCTGTGGTCTTCAACTCTCTATTGACCAGGACCGTCTCTCCGGATGTGACTTCGACCTTTCCGCCGGCGGCCTCCATGACCCCGGAGACCTGCACCCTGGCATTGGATACGATCCTTATGACGCCGTTCTCTGCCGCAAGGCCGGTCGCCCTGACGATGCCCTCCTGGTTCACGGCATTTTCAAATATGTCCCTGGCCGCCTTGGCGCTCATTATGACCTTCCTGCCGCTCACCTGGCCGGAATTGGCCACCCCATCCTTTACCGCGACCCCGTTACCGTCCACGACCTTTCCGCTCGTCTCTGAATCTATCTCTACATTGATCAAACCTTTCTGATCTATGGTGACGGTCTGCTTGTCTCCCGAAGAGAGATGCACCGTGCCCACCTCTGCCACGATCACTCCCTCATTGCGCACGGCGGAGCCGAGGAGAGCTATATTATTTCCCGATATCCTGCCGCGGTTGATCAACCGGGCAAAGCCGGAGTCCGGACCGTGCTCCAGTATATAATTGCCGTTAAGAAAATTATTGGTGGATATCTCGAGGGTGGAGGCCACCAGGCCGTTCACCTGCACCTGCGCGGAAGGCGCGAAGTAGATGCCGTTCGGATTTGTGAGGAACAGGATGCCGTTCGCCGAGAGCGACCCGTATATAGCGCTTGCCCCGGCACCCGTGACACGGCTCAAGACCGTGGCGGAGTCGCCCGGCTGGATGAAATGGACCGCCTCGTTCTCTGCTATATCGAAAGAGTCAAAATTGATCACGGCCTTATCGTCCGCGATCACGTTAAGGGTATTGGGGTCCGGGTTTTCGAATGATACGCTGCCGGATTCAACCTTCGCGCCTTCGGGAAGGGCAAAAAGGGGCACGGGCTCCAGGCGAGTAAGGAGGATGAGAGTAAAGACGATTATTCTTATTCTTCTTATGCCTATATTCTTTTTAATAACTAAATTATATCATATGTTCGCCTGGACCGTCAAATAAAAGGTGGACGGCCCTGCGCCGCTGGTAGGATCGTCGCCCAGGGCTCCCGCCCACTCGAAACGCATCGATAAATTGCGCTTGAAGTTGACGCGCAGGCCTCCCCCCGCGCCCATCAAAAACTTCTCCCTCTTCTCGCCCGGGTACGTCTTGTTGAGCTTTCCCCCGCCGATATCGAAGAATACGACCGGCTCTATCTGCCGGCGGAGCGGCGTCTCCGAGCAGGGCAATTTCCAGTCCGCCGGGATGAGATACATCGGGAAGATCCAATCGACGCTGAGGCTGCCTCCGAGG comes from Candidatus Omnitrophota bacterium and encodes:
- a CDS encoding filamentous hemagglutinin N-terminal domain-containing protein: MPLFALPEGAKVESGSVSFENPDPNTLNVIADDKAVINFDSFDIAENEAVHFIQPGDSATVLSRVTGAGASAIYGSLSANGILFLTNPNGIYFAPSAQVQVNGLVASTLEISTNNFLNGNYILEHGPDSGFARLINRGRISGNNIALLGSAVRNEGVIVAEVGTVHLSSGDKQTVTIDQKGLINVEIDSETSGKVVDGNGVAVKDGVANSGQVSGRKVIMSAKAARDIFENAVNQEGIVRATGLAAENGVIRIVSNARVQVSGVMEAAGGKVEVTSGETVLVNRELKTTGDTAISADKDIEVNADVTTVSGDLDLIADADLDGEGSFTQAPGTTIATVDSGDITIQSSGESTLADISSAGEISLRQGGAPAKFTQHPGSRVSAAGSMSIGEGAELKAADTYYEIGRNWLNYGNFIPDTSSVNLVSAEDAEVIGENRFYDFTVLEPGKLVRFDSETTQEIIGTLTLKGAFGKLLQLTSVNPEKQWSILPRGPTDIIYVSVGGSVNICGPPLAAMHSDSSGNNKNWDIAVRWTGEGADNRWTDAFNWDTGTIPTVTSRVVFDGITGLNANKDSTIDPAFSGETYALILDGYTGTLTLERDFDAIVYKHKTGYVDLNGFILDPNSFWVGGAGDWATASHWADESGGEAGSGTIPADSGTSAVFDANSGIGIVTLDQTRTIGALSLNNSGITLSITTFSLNTGAVVLTDGAITGTSGVITGTSYTVEKGSISAILGGSGVALAKNTASTVTLSGTNTYTGGTTINLGTLYINNTSAIGTGTLTISGGTLDLSANTGLTISGDITVNSGSVTKGTALITFAGDIDYTDSAGGINFGKIAIGTSPDSTTLKSDMTCDSLTINSGDSFISAGYDLDINGPLDVDGTLNIASGAGGNTTMNVAGDMDLTGSTFTATGSTVVFDGATILTSGGKTFVNVAIGSVTSGGSLITADTMRISGTFTAYDGAATALDISDDTVYYYGSSMDLSLLDALTSTNSNVIFNSGDKTLNIGSNTLNDIEIDVGAWSEFTVTGTADMAGDLTLTSVYELSGGTIELAGNLIENNSAAHNSASTLLITMDGNSDTTISGTGGDMPGLKINKNAANKVTLLRNISIFGTAGLAVTSGTFDVDIYDIVFSGTSKTVNIGSTVLNSVTINMGTWNDLTITGTMDVDEDLTISSVYKMLGGTIDLSGNLITNATGTGTGGSVESTAVISMTGNTDTGISGTSGGGVPGLEINKGAANKVTLGTDIWILGTGGFTVTQGSFDSSTYDVNIGGGSKTIDIGSTILNDVNINMGTWDTLTITGTMDVDGDLTITLSQTINGGTIEVAGDLTLTDTGVAGTCAITMNGGTGTDIDATGGGDLPQGTLTIAKTGGAAVSLQSALTTVQALTLTSGILDINGNTLTVNGVFTNNATLALEGDETVTFSGAGGFDEDSGKVLFNGADTYAGGLPAGFGDRFWDIAFDGAGTWQLDTGLQIDNDLTLDSGTFDANDQAVTVNADTDINGGTFKTGASTITFGNSALADTVTMDGGNLQIESNDVEADIVLNLLSWTNNGGTVTYLGSESSIERFSDLQPYFNLVINSGTKTFTQDEDFTIAGTLTITAGSFVTDGFDIDLAGSLDLDGTLDATSGSGANTVINFAGATWDIAAVATFTLTGSTVIFDGNDQELVGSTTFNDFSKTVAVATGTDLTLTFDSTATQTIDGLFTLNGLGDDDRIDLVSDSPDTRWALVCNGTFAIDYVEVTDSDASGGLTVQHTDTIDGGNNINWGFESGGGEAGAEVLNQAFIRQAESAMYRRPGVIPIAMQDDLRFLGRL